One genomic segment of Manis javanica isolate MJ-LG chromosome 7, MJ_LKY, whole genome shotgun sequence includes these proteins:
- the SLF2 gene encoding SMC5-SMC6 complex localization factor protein 2 isoform X3, which translates to MTRRCMPARPGFPSSPAPGSSPPRCHLRPGSTAPAAAGKRTKSPGDRYRAEGLRRGRVVGARV; encoded by the coding sequence ATGACAAGGCGCTGCATGCCCGCTAGGCCAGGTTTCCCCTCATCCCCAGCCCCGGGGTCGTCGCCCCCGCGCTGCCATCTGAGACCCGGTAGTACCGCCCCTGCTGCAGcgggaaaaagaacaaagagtcCTGGGGACAGGTACCGTGCAGAGGGTTTGAGAAGGGGCCGGGTCGTGGGGGCAAGGGTATGA